Proteins co-encoded in one Siphonobacter curvatus genomic window:
- a CDS encoding sll1863 family stress response protein has translation MKKSLIALSTALALGMFTLTSCEEKPKSAEESLADAKQEAREEKAEINEDLQEAKNDASEKRAEVNAELKEEEREFLAKMEAQRDNIDAELKQIDAKLDNAKGEEKARWEARKDRLEKRKDKIDENMTELKGGLKRDWKSFKADVDKTFDDIKRDLKN, from the coding sequence ATGAAAAAAAGTTTGATTGCCCTTAGTACCGCTTTAGCATTAGGAATGTTCACGCTGACCTCCTGCGAAGAAAAACCGAAGAGTGCCGAAGAGAGCTTAGCTGATGCTAAACAAGAAGCACGCGAAGAGAAAGCGGAAATTAATGAAGACTTACAGGAAGCAAAAAATGACGCGTCTGAGAAACGGGCGGAAGTAAACGCCGAGCTGAAAGAAGAAGAACGTGAGTTTCTTGCTAAAATGGAAGCCCAACGCGACAATATCGATGCTGAATTGAAGCAAATCGACGCGAAGCTGGACAACGCTAAAGGCGAAGAGAAAGCCCGCTGGGAAGCTCGGAAAGATCGGCTCGAAAAGCGAAAAGATAAAATCGACGAAAACATGACCGAACTGAAAGGTGGTCTGAAACGCGATTGGAAATCCTTCAAAGCAGACGTTGACAAAACGTTTGATGACATCAAAAGAGATTTGAAGAACTAA
- a CDS encoding AAA family ATPase has product MTQIQETIRRIQEIARYLQRLESDDDALFAELNAIDKAVIAQLLEEYKVVEKQFKPIKLLRYEVLNQLQEERPPLRAEDVDFYRERIERRDTEYFQKYGLKVVEGLANSEPRDSFSVYRRQGKSLYFRLLYPIFYRKLQSNLIKPALQEITTAIAETLGLSEYRTHTVDFRGSTNFGSLVCWLALYPARFRSHQECHHLFLTITADGLKAGLWSGLTNKASFEGSVQNVQSYETAVEFLKRLRSDYYVFNQEGKTPKKSTKKAVVSTPAPVVAEPTPAYQPRPYTAADALQELFLSEERFQEIQDALAYKQNLILQGPPGVGKTFVAKRLAYTLLGARDESRIETIQFHQSYAYEDFMQGLRPDGAGNFYLRNGVFYEFCKRAGQSDQPFVFIIDEINRGNLSRIFGELFQLMESDKRGPAHAITLTYSEERFFVPANVYLIGTMNTADRSLALVDYALRRRFAFIELAPAFGVKFQALLEKEGLSTEFIHILVNKLEFINKVIHNDRNLGSGYLIGHSYFTHPQMPEKEWFLRIIRLEIAPLLREYWFDEPDQAEEQIQRLLA; this is encoded by the coding sequence ATGACCCAGATTCAGGAAACCATTCGGCGTATTCAGGAGATTGCCCGCTATCTGCAAAGGCTGGAATCGGATGATGATGCTCTGTTTGCTGAACTGAATGCCATCGACAAAGCCGTGATTGCTCAGTTGCTGGAAGAGTACAAAGTCGTTGAAAAACAGTTCAAGCCTATTAAACTGCTCCGCTACGAAGTGCTGAATCAGTTGCAGGAAGAACGCCCGCCCCTGCGTGCAGAAGACGTGGATTTTTACCGCGAACGCATCGAACGCAGAGATACCGAATACTTTCAGAAGTACGGATTAAAAGTGGTTGAAGGGCTGGCAAACTCCGAGCCGCGAGATTCGTTCAGTGTGTATCGCCGTCAGGGTAAAAGTCTGTACTTCCGGTTGTTGTACCCGATTTTTTACCGAAAACTGCAATCCAATCTTATCAAGCCAGCCCTGCAGGAAATTACTACTGCTATTGCCGAAACGCTGGGCCTGAGTGAATACCGTACGCATACTGTCGATTTCCGGGGAAGCACCAATTTTGGTTCGCTCGTATGCTGGCTAGCCTTATACCCGGCCCGCTTTCGCTCGCATCAGGAATGCCATCACCTGTTTCTGACCATCACGGCCGATGGATTAAAAGCTGGTTTATGGTCTGGGCTTACTAATAAGGCTTCTTTTGAAGGTTCCGTCCAGAACGTTCAATCCTACGAAACGGCGGTAGAGTTCTTGAAACGATTGCGTAGCGATTACTACGTATTCAATCAGGAAGGAAAAACGCCTAAGAAATCCACAAAAAAAGCGGTTGTATCGACACCGGCCCCGGTCGTTGCCGAACCCACACCAGCGTATCAGCCCCGACCTTATACCGCAGCGGACGCTTTGCAGGAATTATTTCTTTCGGAGGAACGCTTTCAGGAAATTCAGGATGCATTGGCGTACAAGCAAAATTTGATTTTGCAGGGGCCTCCCGGGGTGGGGAAAACCTTTGTCGCCAAACGGCTTGCCTATACATTACTGGGTGCTCGGGACGAAAGCCGTATTGAAACGATTCAGTTTCACCAGTCGTACGCTTACGAAGATTTCATGCAGGGACTACGACCCGATGGAGCGGGTAATTTTTATTTGCGAAACGGCGTATTTTACGAATTCTGTAAGCGAGCTGGGCAGTCTGACCAACCCTTCGTATTCATTATCGACGAAATCAACCGAGGCAACTTAAGCCGAATTTTTGGGGAATTGTTTCAATTGATGGAAAGCGATAAACGAGGCCCTGCTCACGCCATTACGCTGACCTATTCGGAAGAACGCTTTTTCGTACCCGCCAATGTCTATCTGATTGGGACCATGAATACCGCCGACCGCTCATTGGCTCTGGTAGATTACGCCCTGCGGAGACGTTTTGCCTTCATCGAGTTAGCTCCAGCCTTTGGTGTCAAGTTTCAAGCGTTACTAGAAAAGGAAGGTCTATCCACGGAGTTTATCCACATTTTAGTGAATAAATTGGAGTTTATCAACAAAGTTATCCACAATGATCGCAATCTAGGCAGTGGATATCTCATTGGTCATAGTTACTTCACCCATCCGCAAATGCCCGAAAAAGAATGGTTCCTACGCATCATTCGACTGGAGATTGCTCCGCTATTGCGAGAATACTGGTTTGACGAACCGGATCAGGCGGAAGAACAAATTCAGCGGCTATTGGCATAA
- a CDS encoding DUF4129 domain-containing protein, with product MRIKGLYYWLIACLLWFPLSGAYAQKEATGVGKKVLPAEPARPTLRQPLSERWNEIKEAREYQYGHDVEPPSGLIDELWQRFLAWLFEFLYSTDTRKSREWVQILFITAVVVFVLYKFMGMDKMGLFQRKSKRSTLPYSLMQEDIHAIDFREAIDQAVHQHNYRLAVRLLYLQTLKTMADRQLISWQINKTNRTYVYEVNQPGLRPTFEHLTSLFEYVWYGDFPVTEERYREIQQEFNEFRV from the coding sequence ATGCGTATTAAGGGACTTTACTACTGGCTGATTGCTTGTCTGCTCTGGTTTCCGCTTTCGGGAGCATACGCTCAGAAGGAGGCTACGGGTGTAGGTAAAAAGGTTCTTCCTGCCGAACCTGCCAGACCAACGTTACGGCAACCCCTGTCCGAACGCTGGAATGAGATTAAAGAGGCCCGCGAATACCAGTATGGTCACGATGTGGAACCACCCTCGGGTTTGATCGATGAGCTTTGGCAACGATTTCTAGCCTGGCTTTTCGAGTTTCTCTACAGTACCGATACCCGAAAAAGCCGTGAATGGGTACAAATTCTGTTTATTACGGCCGTGGTCGTATTTGTGCTGTATAAGTTCATGGGCATGGACAAAATGGGTCTGTTCCAGCGGAAATCGAAACGATCCACGCTTCCTTATTCGCTGATGCAGGAAGACATTCACGCGATTGATTTTCGGGAAGCGATTGATCAGGCGGTTCATCAGCACAATTACCGACTGGCCGTACGACTGTTGTACCTGCAAACCCTCAAGACCATGGCCGACCGGCAGCTGATTTCCTGGCAAATCAATAAAACCAACCGTACGTATGTCTACGAGGTGAACCAGCCCGGGTTACGGCCTACATTCGAACATTTGACTTCGTTGTTTGAATACGTCTGGTACGGCGACTTTCCGGTAACGGAAGAACGATACCGTGAAATTCAACAGGAGTTTAATGAGTTTAGGGTTTAG
- the thrC gene encoding threonine synthase: protein MKLYSTKHQSPDVSLEEAVFRGLPPDNGLYMPEYIPTLPLSFFETIQDLSLSEIALEVSKALIGDDIPEADLKRIIDQAITFDAPVVAVEPDTYVLELFHGPSMAFKDFGARFMAALMSYFLEKSAKEIHILVATSGDTGGAVAQGFYQTPGVKVTILYPRGKVSDIQEKQLTTLGANVTALEVEGTFDDCQRLVKEAFLDADLRAKFNLASANSINISRLIPQAFYYFNAYARLKHLGKPLVFSVPSGNFGNLSAGIIAYRMGLPVRKFIAATNSNHVVPDYLSTGVFEPKPSQETISNAMDVGNPSNFPRLLLLSGGEWETAKDLITGIWYDDAQTQDAIRHAYDSTAYLLCPHTAIAYQGLKDTVAGMEEEVTGVFLSTAHYAKFLPTMEATLGTTLPVPERLAELLDKTKEAIPMSSNFADFKAYLLS from the coding sequence ATGAAACTATATTCCACCAAGCACCAGAGTCCTGACGTTAGCTTAGAAGAGGCTGTTTTTCGTGGGTTGCCCCCCGATAATGGGTTGTACATGCCCGAATATATTCCGACCCTTCCGCTTTCATTTTTTGAAACGATTCAGGATTTATCACTATCCGAGATTGCGTTGGAAGTATCCAAGGCTTTAATTGGCGATGACATTCCCGAAGCCGACCTCAAACGCATCATCGATCAGGCCATTACGTTCGATGCTCCGGTAGTAGCGGTGGAACCTGATACGTACGTGCTCGAATTATTCCATGGGCCTTCCATGGCCTTCAAGGATTTTGGGGCTCGTTTCATGGCGGCATTGATGTCCTATTTTCTGGAAAAATCGGCCAAGGAAATTCATATTCTCGTAGCTACCTCTGGTGATACGGGCGGAGCCGTTGCTCAAGGGTTTTACCAAACTCCGGGCGTTAAGGTAACGATCTTGTACCCCCGTGGAAAGGTCTCTGACATTCAGGAGAAACAATTGACCACCCTCGGAGCCAACGTTACGGCGTTGGAAGTAGAAGGTACTTTTGACGATTGCCAGCGATTGGTGAAAGAAGCATTTTTGGATGCTGATTTACGGGCGAAATTTAACTTAGCTTCAGCTAACTCAATTAATATCAGTCGTTTAATTCCCCAGGCGTTCTATTATTTTAATGCATACGCTCGGCTGAAGCACTTAGGGAAGCCCCTCGTATTCAGTGTGCCGAGTGGAAACTTTGGCAACCTGTCGGCGGGAATCATTGCCTACCGCATGGGTCTGCCCGTACGTAAGTTTATCGCGGCGACAAATAGTAATCACGTGGTCCCCGACTATTTGTCAACGGGCGTATTTGAGCCCAAACCTTCACAGGAAACTATTTCGAACGCGATGGATGTGGGTAATCCCAGTAACTTCCCGCGTTTACTGCTCCTAAGCGGCGGTGAATGGGAAACCGCTAAGGATTTGATAACGGGCATCTGGTACGACGACGCACAAACGCAGGATGCCATTCGCCACGCCTACGATTCGACGGCTTATTTGCTCTGTCCGCATACGGCCATTGCATATCAAGGACTAAAAGACACGGTAGCCGGGATGGAGGAAGAGGTAACGGGCGTATTCTTATCTACGGCTCATTACGCGAAGTTTCTGCCTACCATGGAGGCGACGCTTGGTACTACACTACCCGTTCCTGAACGATTGGCTGAATTACTCGACAAGACTAAGGAAGCTATTCCCATGAGCAGCAATTTTGCTGACTTTAAAGCTTACTTACTAAGTTAA
- a CDS encoding stage II sporulation protein M, translating into MREAVFIKKNKEKWKYYEDHRTKNPDELSEQFIELTDDLSYARTFYPDSPVTRYLNTLATRFHQKIYANHKEKSNRFVQFWAYELPFLFYQSHRTLLYAFLFFFAATVLGVISTLYDESFVRLILGDQYVNMTLENIQRGDPMAVYKSQQMTVSFLTITLNNVRVAFAAFVYGIALSVGTVYVLFQNGVMLGAFFTFLYQQGVIRAALLTVWIHGTLEISAIIIAGCAGLTIGNSILFPKTYSRLESFQRGARQGMKIAIGLVPIFITAGFLEGFVTRQPLYPAVSILIIAASAFFIGWYFVWYPIQLNRRATLRLPQS; encoded by the coding sequence ATGCGAGAAGCGGTATTTATTAAGAAAAACAAGGAAAAGTGGAAGTATTACGAAGACCATCGGACCAAGAATCCCGATGAATTATCGGAACAGTTTATTGAACTGACCGACGATCTTTCGTACGCCCGTACGTTCTATCCCGATTCGCCCGTTACCCGCTACCTGAATACGCTGGCAACGCGGTTTCACCAGAAAATCTACGCCAACCACAAGGAAAAAAGCAATCGTTTCGTCCAATTCTGGGCGTACGAGTTACCCTTTCTGTTTTACCAGTCGCATCGAACGTTGCTGTATGCCTTTCTGTTCTTTTTCGCCGCTACGGTGCTGGGCGTGATTTCTACGCTGTACGACGAAAGTTTCGTTCGTCTCATTCTGGGGGATCAGTATGTCAACATGACGCTCGAAAATATCCAACGCGGTGATCCGATGGCGGTGTATAAATCCCAGCAAATGACCGTCTCTTTCCTTACCATTACACTTAACAACGTACGCGTAGCTTTTGCGGCTTTTGTGTATGGCATTGCTTTGTCAGTAGGAACGGTATATGTACTGTTTCAAAACGGCGTCATGCTCGGAGCGTTTTTTACGTTTCTGTACCAGCAGGGCGTCATTCGGGCGGCTCTGCTGACGGTCTGGATTCACGGCACGCTCGAAATTTCAGCCATCATTATTGCCGGTTGTGCGGGGCTGACGATCGGGAATAGTATTCTGTTTCCTAAAACTTACTCCCGGCTTGAGTCTTTCCAGCGGGGAGCTCGTCAGGGGATGAAAATTGCAATTGGCCTGGTCCCCATTTTCATTACGGCAGGTTTTCTGGAAGGCTTCGTAACCCGACAGCCGCTGTACCCGGCCGTTAGTATACTCATCATCGCGGCTTCGGCCTTTTTTATTGGCTGGTATTTCGTCTGGTATCCGATCCAGCTGAACCGGAGAGCCACCTTGCGACTTCCCCAATCCTAG
- a CDS encoding TonB-dependent receptor domain-containing protein: protein MKTNHYLSLLIATLSFSQAWAQEGAISGRVTQPTQKPVSEAKVVLLQPADSTKRLTSQTDTAGRFLFRGLEQGPAYRIRVAKANFQAREVEVAPLRAQVDVGAVTLSPVRTIAVADTIRPATTQPNSTLPSNTPVLPADTSRQAVAAPPAVRDTLPPTTRPATQPVPTTTPPTQATTEPGVNGTELRGRVTDKNDGSVLFGVTVLLINASDSTKRSGTTTDAEGRFAFPNLSRGSYRLRLSNIGYNTEQIQVRPFNNVLDLGTLPLSSNSRNLKEVTVKGMQERVEQKADTLIYNADAYKVTKDANVEDLVTKMPGITVENGTIKAQGQDVKRVLVDGREFFGDDASLALKNLPSEVVDKIQVFDRLSDQSQFTGFDDGNAERTINITTRSGKNNGQFGKVYAGYGTDNRYSAGGNINFFNGARRISLIGLSNNINQQNFAMQDLLGALGSGGGGNRGGGNFGGNRGGGGGGGNRGGGGGFGGNSAGNFLVGQQGGITSTNAIGLNYTDNWSSKVKVTGSYFFNNARNRSETTLSRTSFATGGNGQIYDQNSQSTNNNNNHRANLRLEYQISKRSSLIWTPRISVQNNNSSSTVEGATRESETGAQISQTSTRNTAQSNGYNFGQNLLFRHQFAKPGRTISVGLGTTLNANNRNGLLNSENRYARRNGVDSLALIRQQSETETNSNTWNANVNYTEPLSKMSQLQLSYNGSITNSKSNKETYDYNEATQGYTSLNSILSNRFDNQYSTNRAGLSYRLRSQKGFLSAGVDYQLADLSGNQLFPRTFSVDKTFQNWMPNMDVNYKFTQTKNLRFNYRTSTNAPSITQLQNVFDNTNPLFISSGNPNLKQEYSHTLSLRYNSTNVAKSVNFFGGMFATFTANNITNATVIANRDTTLTEGVLLTRGSQYSRPVNLQGYRNLRAFMNLGLPIQSIKSNLNLNGGVNYSRTPGLINEVESFSNNYAINGGAVLSSNISENLDFSVSYSGAYNIIRYTIQPQQNSNYFSHTARFRLNWISAKGFTINPDVTNTLYTGLGAGYDRSFTLFNLGVGQKILKDQRGEIRLTIFDLLNQNNSISRNTTETYVEDTRTLVLSRYFMLTFTYNLRNFRGAVAKK, encoded by the coding sequence ATGAAAACGAACCATTACCTCTCTTTACTGATCGCTACGCTATCATTTTCCCAGGCTTGGGCCCAGGAAGGTGCCATTAGCGGCCGCGTGACGCAACCCACCCAAAAGCCAGTTTCTGAAGCTAAAGTAGTTTTACTCCAGCCCGCCGATAGTACGAAACGACTCACCAGCCAAACTGACACCGCAGGTCGATTTCTGTTTCGTGGACTCGAACAGGGCCCCGCGTATCGCATACGCGTAGCTAAAGCGAATTTTCAGGCTCGTGAAGTTGAAGTAGCTCCTTTACGGGCTCAGGTAGATGTCGGTGCCGTAACCTTGTCGCCGGTTCGTACTATAGCGGTTGCGGACACGATTCGCCCAGCTACGACTCAGCCCAATTCGACGCTTCCTTCCAACACGCCCGTACTGCCCGCTGATACGAGTCGCCAAGCAGTGGCAGCACCGCCCGCTGTTCGGGATACCTTACCCCCCACGACACGTCCTGCCACACAACCCGTGCCTACGACGACTCCACCCACGCAGGCAACGACAGAACCCGGCGTGAATGGAACTGAACTACGGGGACGAGTTACGGATAAAAATGACGGCTCGGTACTTTTCGGCGTAACAGTTCTATTGATCAATGCCAGCGATAGTACCAAACGCAGTGGAACTACTACTGATGCCGAGGGACGTTTTGCCTTCCCGAATCTGAGTCGGGGCAGTTATCGCTTACGTCTTTCAAATATCGGGTACAATACCGAACAGATTCAGGTACGGCCCTTCAACAACGTACTTGATTTGGGTACCTTACCGTTGTCTTCTAATTCCAGAAACCTGAAAGAAGTGACGGTGAAAGGCATGCAGGAACGCGTGGAGCAGAAAGCCGATACGCTGATTTACAACGCCGATGCGTATAAAGTAACGAAAGACGCTAACGTGGAGGATCTGGTTACAAAAATGCCGGGGATCACGGTGGAAAACGGAACCATTAAAGCCCAGGGACAGGATGTCAAACGCGTACTGGTGGATGGACGCGAGTTTTTTGGGGATGATGCTTCGCTGGCTTTGAAAAACCTGCCTTCTGAAGTAGTGGATAAAATTCAGGTATTTGACCGGCTGAGCGATCAGTCCCAGTTTACAGGTTTTGACGACGGTAATGCCGAACGTACCATCAACATTACGACGCGAAGTGGGAAGAATAATGGTCAGTTCGGAAAAGTATACGCCGGTTATGGTACCGACAATCGGTATTCGGCCGGGGGAAATATCAACTTCTTTAACGGAGCTCGCCGGATTTCACTCATTGGCCTGAGTAACAACATAAACCAGCAAAACTTCGCCATGCAGGATTTGCTCGGAGCCCTGGGCTCAGGTGGCGGTGGCAACCGGGGTGGTGGTAACTTTGGTGGCAACCGGGGCGGCGGTGGTGGCGGTGGAAACCGTGGCGGCGGCGGTGGATTTGGCGGAAACTCCGCCGGAAACTTCCTGGTAGGTCAGCAGGGCGGTATTACCTCTACAAATGCCATCGGCTTAAACTACACCGATAACTGGAGCAGTAAGGTGAAAGTAACGGGTAGTTACTTTTTCAACAATGCCCGGAACCGGTCCGAAACGACCTTGAGCCGTACGTCCTTTGCTACAGGTGGCAACGGTCAGATTTATGATCAGAACAGCCAGTCTACCAACAATAACAATAACCACCGGGCCAACCTGCGACTGGAGTATCAGATCAGCAAACGAAGTTCGTTGATCTGGACGCCGCGGATTAGCGTTCAAAACAATAACAGTAGCAGTACGGTCGAAGGGGCGACCCGCGAGAGCGAAACCGGAGCCCAGATCAGCCAAACCAGTACCCGCAATACGGCCCAGAGTAACGGCTACAACTTTGGCCAGAACCTGTTGTTCCGCCATCAATTTGCCAAGCCCGGGCGAACCATTTCCGTGGGACTGGGAACGACGTTGAATGCCAATAACCGGAATGGCTTACTAAACTCCGAGAACCGCTATGCCCGCAGAAACGGGGTGGATTCGCTGGCCTTGATCCGACAACAATCGGAAACGGAAACCAACAGTAATACCTGGAATGCGAACGTAAACTATACCGAGCCGCTGTCGAAGATGAGTCAGTTGCAACTGAGCTACAACGGTTCGATCACCAACAGCAAAAGCAACAAGGAAACGTACGATTACAACGAAGCTACGCAGGGATACACATCGCTGAATTCGATTCTGAGCAACCGTTTCGACAATCAGTACTCGACCAACCGGGCTGGACTTTCATACCGCTTACGTAGCCAAAAAGGTTTTCTTTCGGCGGGTGTCGATTATCAGTTAGCGGATTTATCGGGGAATCAATTATTTCCCCGGACGTTCTCGGTGGATAAAACTTTCCAGAACTGGATGCCAAATATGGACGTGAACTACAAATTCACGCAAACGAAAAACCTGCGGTTCAATTACCGTACTTCTACGAATGCTCCTTCCATCACGCAGCTGCAGAATGTGTTTGATAATACCAACCCGCTGTTTATTTCCAGCGGTAACCCGAACCTGAAACAGGAGTATTCGCATACGCTTTCTTTACGGTACAACAGCACGAATGTAGCCAAGTCGGTAAATTTCTTCGGGGGGATGTTTGCCACCTTTACAGCTAATAACATCACCAACGCTACCGTGATCGCCAATCGGGACACGACGTTGACCGAAGGCGTGTTACTGACGCGTGGCTCGCAATACAGCCGTCCGGTTAACTTACAGGGCTACCGGAATTTGCGGGCATTTATGAACCTGGGCTTGCCGATTCAGTCGATTAAGAGTAACCTGAACTTGAACGGGGGCGTGAATTACTCCCGTACGCCCGGGTTGATCAACGAAGTTGAAAGCTTCTCGAACAATTACGCCATCAACGGTGGAGCTGTCCTGAGCAGTAACATCAGCGAGAACCTGGATTTTTCTGTTTCGTATTCAGGGGCGTACAACATCATTCGGTATACCATTCAGCCTCAGCAGAACAGTAACTATTTCTCGCATACGGCCCGTTTTCGGTTGAACTGGATTTCAGCTAAGGGCTTCACCATTAACCCTGACGTAACCAATACGCTATATACGGGTCTGGGGGCCGGCTATGATCGGAGTTTTACGCTGTTCAATCTGGGCGTAGGGCAGAAGATCCTGAAAGATCAACGCGGTGAAATTCGTCTAACAATTTTCGATTTACTCAATCAAAACAACAGCATCAGCCGGAATACGACGGAAACGTACGTGGAAGATACCCGTACGCTGGTGCTGAGCCGGTATTTTATGCTAACGTTCACGTATAACCTCCGAAACTTCAGAGGAGCCGTGGCGAAAAAGTAG
- a CDS encoding RDD family protein: MSTHLSIQTTQNVTLEFLPASIGDRILAFLIDLVIMGAWLILGSLLFSTYLTNVVENTSVLFAIYMLVIALPVMGYSLLSEIFMNGQSVGKRVLGLRVVRLNGTSASVGDYFLRWLLRMLDIWIFSGLVGLITMAIYQGQRLGDRAAKTAVVKLRPPVRLDELTQDDHPEYQVLFPQALLLSDRDLNTIRRVLRKTQQHHTFDLLAMTAQRVKDVTGIQTDLDDWVFLTTLLQDHTVLAVRESV, encoded by the coding sequence ATGTCTACGCATTTATCCATCCAAACGACCCAGAATGTTACGCTGGAATTTCTGCCCGCTAGTATTGGCGACCGAATTCTGGCTTTTCTTATTGATCTCGTAATTATGGGAGCGTGGTTGATTCTGGGGTCCCTACTCTTCAGTACTTACCTGACCAATGTTGTAGAGAATACGAGTGTTCTGTTCGCTATCTATATGCTGGTGATTGCTCTGCCCGTCATGGGCTATAGTTTACTGTCGGAAATCTTTATGAACGGCCAGTCGGTGGGTAAACGGGTACTGGGACTTCGGGTCGTACGCCTCAACGGTACATCCGCCAGTGTGGGGGATTATTTTCTGCGATGGCTACTTAGAATGCTTGACATCTGGATTTTTTCGGGACTGGTGGGCTTGATTACCATGGCGATCTACCAGGGTCAACGGCTGGGTGACCGGGCCGCTAAAACGGCCGTGGTGAAATTACGGCCACCCGTACGACTGGATGAACTCACCCAAGATGACCATCCTGAGTACCAGGTGCTATTTCCGCAGGCTTTACTGCTTTCCGACCGGGATCTAAATACCATTCGCCGGGTACTTCGCAAAACGCAGCAACACCATACGTTCGATTTACTGGCGATGACTGCCCAACGGGTAAAAGACGTTACGGGTATTCAAACCGACCTCGACGACTGGGTGTTTCTCACTACGCTTTTACAGGATCATACCGTATTAGCGGTACGGGAAAGTGTATAG
- a CDS encoding YtxH domain-containing protein produces MANKSLLGFAAAGAVGVLIGIIVAPESGNKNVKKIKRFVNDWASKMLDEIEAGKSSLGEFADEAEEKAYELKGRAKAKVEDFKDSAYELKGEAAAKAEDFADEVKQTYSDVQSETKRSFS; encoded by the coding sequence ATGGCTAATAAAAGTCTTTTAGGATTTGCCGCTGCCGGAGCTGTAGGGGTACTAATCGGAATCATCGTTGCTCCTGAAAGTGGCAACAAAAACGTTAAAAAAATCAAACGTTTCGTTAACGATTGGGCTAGCAAAATGCTCGACGAAATCGAAGCAGGCAAGAGCTCCCTGGGTGAATTCGCTGATGAAGCCGAAGAGAAAGCTTATGAGCTGAAAGGCAGAGCCAAAGCAAAAGTAGAGGATTTCAAAGATAGTGCGTATGAACTGAAGGGTGAAGCAGCTGCCAAAGCAGAAGACTTCGCTGATGAAGTAAAACAAACGTACTCAGACGTCCAAAGCGAAACCAAACGGTCATTCTCGTAA
- a CDS encoding DUF4350 domain-containing protein, producing the protein MKHSKFLFFLLSIIVLFVAVEYFRPRPIDWTRTYRNDQQMPFATQALYDLLPGLFPKQPIHSVRLPFYNLWKEQQLAPRSTYLYISENCTLEDADVKALFAYLKRGNVVFLSANGFPKLLLDSLHLKIGTNHLIDFNRAYQEQAQPDEDQQAFYNRFRLDTMALNLTNPAFKRPGKGFVLERETAENHLLTTESTQNATVLGVNQHGQYNFLKFNLGAGTLYLHSAPEVFTNYYLLQQGDANYAFRALSYLPNLPILWDEYTEQGREGEKSLFRFLFTSPSLTWAYYLTLAALFLFVLFESKRRQRVIPVLEPLRNSSLEFVETVGQLYYHQADHSVIAEKKIQHWLTYVRQRFGLKTTELDEEFKELLTAKSGLERSEIDRLLGRIGQVQYFSGNLPENQLVDLSNQIEQFYQRTQ; encoded by the coding sequence GTGAAGCATTCGAAATTTCTGTTCTTTCTGCTCAGTATCATCGTCCTGTTTGTGGCCGTGGAGTACTTCCGTCCGCGACCTATCGACTGGACGCGGACGTATCGGAATGACCAGCAAATGCCTTTCGCTACCCAAGCCCTTTATGACCTGCTGCCGGGACTGTTTCCGAAACAACCCATTCACTCGGTACGTCTGCCTTTTTATAACCTCTGGAAGGAACAGCAACTCGCTCCCCGCAGTACTTACTTATACATCAGCGAAAACTGTACGCTCGAAGACGCCGACGTAAAGGCTTTGTTTGCGTACCTGAAACGCGGAAATGTCGTTTTTCTTTCGGCCAACGGTTTTCCAAAGCTCCTCCTGGATTCACTGCACCTGAAAATAGGTACCAATCATCTCATTGATTTCAATCGGGCCTATCAGGAGCAGGCTCAGCCGGACGAAGATCAACAGGCTTTTTACAACCGCTTTCGGCTCGATACGATGGCTCTGAACCTGACAAATCCGGCCTTCAAACGACCGGGTAAGGGCTTTGTTCTGGAAAGAGAAACCGCGGAAAATCATCTTCTGACCACTGAGTCTACACAAAACGCTACGGTTTTGGGTGTAAACCAGCACGGGCAGTATAATTTCCTGAAATTCAACCTCGGAGCGGGTACGTTGTACCTGCATTCGGCTCCGGAAGTCTTTACCAATTATTACCTCCTGCAACAGGGTGACGCCAATTATGCCTTTCGGGCCCTTTCGTACTTACCCAATCTACCCATTCTTTGGGATGAGTATACGGAACAGGGTCGCGAAGGTGAAAAAAGCTTGTTCCGCTTTCTCTTTACCAGTCCGAGCTTAACCTGGGCGTATTACCTGACGCTGGCGGCTTTATTTTTGTTTGTACTCTTTGAAAGTAAACGACGACAACGCGTCATTCCGGTACTGGAGCCGCTACGGAACAGCTCCCTGGAATTCGTCGAAACGGTAGGCCAGTTATACTACCATCAGGCCGATCATAGCGTGATTGCCGAAAAGAAAATTCAGCATTGGCTGACGTACGTACGCCAGCGGTTTGGTCTGAAAACGACGGAGCTGGACGAAGAATTTAAAGAACTACTGACGGCAAAAAGCGGACTCGAGCGTTCCGAAATTGATCGATTACTGGGCCGAATCGGGCAGGTACAATACTTTTCAGGAAATTTGCCCGAGAACCAGCTGGTTGATCTGAGTAACCAGATTGAACAATTTTACCAGCGTACCCAGTAA